One Electrophorus electricus isolate fEleEle1 chromosome 10, fEleEle1.pri, whole genome shotgun sequence genomic region harbors:
- the paqr7b gene encoding membrane progestin receptor alpha-B has protein sequence MATVVMEQIGRLFINVQQLRQIPQFLESAFPKLPCTVTVNDVPWVFKEPHIFTGYRLPDQSWRYYFLTLFQRHNETVNVWTHLLASLIILVKFREVSETVDFLRDPHAQPLFIVLLAAFTYLVCSVLAHLLSAKSELSHYTFYFLDYVGVAVYQYGSALAHFYYVVEEEWHTRVQGLFLPAAAFLAWLSCAGCCYGKYVSQRLPRYTHKFFQVVPSGLAYCLDISPVVHRIYQCYSSPQSCIDQAVTYHCYQILFFLVSAYFFAYPHPECWFPGRCDFIGQGHQIFHVFLVLCTLVQIEAVRLDYSERRPLYERLHGDLAHDAVALFIFTACCSALTAFYMRKRVKAYLEEKQE, from the coding sequence ATGGCGACAGTAGTGATGGAGCAAATTGGTCGTTTGTTCATCAATGTCCAGCAGCTTCGCCAGATTCCCCAGTTCCTGGAGTCTGCATTTCCAAAGCTGCCCTGCACCGTGACTGTCAATGATGTACCCTGGGTATTCAAAGAACCCCACATATTCACAGGCTACCGGTTGCCTGACCAGAGCTGGCGCTACTACTTCCTCACGCTCTTCCAGAGGCACAATGAGACAGTCAATGTGTGGACTCACCTGCTGGCTTCACTGATTATCCTTGTCAAATTCCGTGAAGTGTCGGAAACAGTGGACTTCTTGCGAGACCCCCACGCCCAGCCACTCTTCATTGTGCTTTTGGCAGCGTTCACCTACCTGGTCTGCAGTGTGCTGGCCCACCTGCTCTCAGCCAAGTCTGAGCTCTCCCACTACACCTTCTACTTTCTGGACTACGTGGGCGTGGCTGTCTACCAGTACGGCAGTGCCCTGGCCCACTTCTACTATGTGGTTGAGGAGGAGTGGCATACTCGAGTCCAAGGGCTCTTCCTGCCGGCTGCTGCCTTCCTGGCTTGGCTGTCCTGTGCGGGGTGCTGCTATGGCAAGTACGTGAGTCAGCGCCTGCCTAGATACACGCACAAGTTCTTCCAGGTTGTGCCCTCAGGCTTGGCCTACTGCTTAGACATCAGCCCAGTGGTGCATCGCATTTATCAGTGTTACAGCTCTCCTCAGAGCTGCATCGACCAAGCCGTGACCTACCACTGCTACCAGATCCTGTTCTTCTTGGTGAGTGCCTACTTCTTTGCATACCCACACCCGGAGTGCTGGTTCCCTGGGCGGTGTGACTTCATTGGTCAAGGCCACCAGATATTCCATGTGTTCCTGGTGCTGTGCACACTCGTGCAGATCGAGGCTGTGCGCCTTGACTACAGTGAGCGGCGGCCCCTGTATGAACGTCTCCATGGCGACTTGGCTCATGATGCCGTTGCTCTCTTCATCTTCACGGCGTGCTGCAGCGCTCTGACCGCGTTCTACATGCGCAAGCGAGTTAAAGCCTATCTAGAAGAAAAGCAGGAATAG
- the stmn1b gene encoding stathmin 1b, whose translation MASSGDIQVKELDKRASGQAFEVILSPSAPDPKGEFPLSTPKKKEVSLDEIQKKLDAAEERRKNHEAEVLKHLAEKREHEKEVLQKAMEENNNFSKMAEEKLNLKMEANKENRTKQMAAMNEKFKEKDKKLEEVRKNKETKEGGENEEN comes from the exons ATGGCGTCCTCTGGAG ATATTCAGGTTAAGGAGTTGGACAAGCGTGCTTCAGGGCAAGCCTTTGAGGTCATTCTGAGCCCCTCAGCACCAGACCCTAAAGGAGAATTCCCTTTGTCCACCCCCAAGAAGAAGGAGGTGTCCTTGGATGAGATCCAGAAGAAATTGGATGCTGCGGAGGAGAGACGCAAA AATCATGAGGCAGAGGTGCTGAAACACTTGGCTGAGAAgcgagagcatgagaaagaggtTCTTCAGAAAGCAATGGAGGAGAACAACAACTTTAGCAAGATGGCAGAGGAGAAACTGAACCTAAAAATGGAAGCCAACAAAGAAAACCGCACAAAACAGATGGCAGCAATGAACGAGAAATTTAAGGAGAAG GACAAGAAACTTGAAGAAGTCCgaaagaataaagaaacaaaagaggGTGGCGAGAATGAGGAGAACtga